The Pirellulaceae bacterium genome includes a region encoding these proteins:
- a CDS encoding site-2 protease family protein: protein MKGSWYFTTLAGIDVSLHWSFGLLMFYVAATAGLAQLVFVLMLFGCVVLHELGHALAARSFGIATRGITLLPIGGVAHLERIPRNPAQELVIALAGPAVNVLIAAVLFAVLTLGGGFQQAIVSLDGGSGALLPKLLIVNLALVVFNLIPAFPMDGGRVLRAMLALMTDYLSATRWAVRTGQFVACLLALLGFVYNPMLLLIAAFVVFAAESELRHVMAEDEYRNRVRPDLPADVVEGQVVASHGAHPVVVQPTPSQPDGPITATLIWPDARSSAGH, encoded by the coding sequence ATGAAAGGTTCTTGGTACTTCACGACGCTTGCTGGCATCGATGTCTCGTTGCATTGGAGCTTCGGGCTCTTAATGTTTTACGTGGCAGCGACAGCCGGCTTGGCTCAGCTAGTGTTTGTTCTGATGCTCTTTGGCTGCGTTGTGCTCCATGAACTAGGCCATGCACTGGCTGCTCGGAGCTTCGGAATTGCGACCCGAGGTATCACTTTGCTGCCGATCGGTGGCGTTGCTCATTTGGAACGAATCCCTCGGAATCCTGCGCAGGAACTCGTGATTGCCTTGGCTGGGCCCGCGGTAAACGTGTTGATTGCTGCCGTGCTGTTTGCGGTATTGACACTGGGAGGCGGCTTTCAGCAAGCGATTGTGAGTCTTGATGGCGGTAGTGGGGCACTGTTGCCTAAGCTACTGATAGTGAACCTGGCACTTGTTGTTTTCAATTTGATTCCTGCTTTTCCGATGGATGGTGGCCGAGTCCTTCGAGCCATGTTGGCACTGATGACCGATTACCTGTCGGCCACTCGCTGGGCAGTCCGTACCGGACAGTTCGTCGCCTGTTTGTTAGCCCTACTTGGCTTTGTTTACAATCCGATGTTGCTGCTGATTGCCGCGTTTGTGGTGTTTGCTGCCGAATCGGAACTGCGTCACGTGATGGCGGAAGACGAATACCGAAATCGTGTTCGACCAGATTTACCAGCTGATGTGGTGGAAGGGCAGGTTGTGGCGTCTCATGGGGCCCATCCTGTGGTGGTTCAGCCGACGCCAAGCCAGCCGGATGGACCAATTACGGCTACCCTTATTTGGCCCGATGCACGCAGCTCGGCGGGGCATTAG
- a CDS encoding TerB family tellurite resistance protein: protein MTQAELFRNLLIMAAIDGRMTESELRLLSDRATQWDISDDEFEQAIQDAIAGKTELTIPHDPVERAELIQEMICIMAADGQLSEQEKELLAIATTAFGISPVELNGLIDSLLNDSLLDDAI, encoded by the coding sequence ATGACGCAAGCTGAGCTATTCCGAAATCTTCTGATCATGGCAGCCATCGATGGCCGGATGACAGAATCCGAGTTACGTCTGCTTTCCGATCGGGCAACGCAATGGGATATTTCGGATGATGAATTTGAACAAGCCATTCAAGACGCCATCGCGGGTAAAACCGAGTTAACAATTCCCCACGACCCGGTCGAGCGGGCAGAACTGATCCAAGAGATGATTTGTATTATGGCGGCAGATGGACAGCTTTCCGAACAGGAAAAAGAGCTGTTGGCAATCGCGACAACCGCTTTTGGGATCTCGCCCGTCGAACTAAATGGGCTAATCGACAGCCTTCTGAATGACAGCCTTCTCGACGACGCGATCTGA
- a CDS encoding DUF1343 domain-containing protein produces the protein MNSFVVTGLEQCVLNPPQALRGEKFGLLMNQASVDRSWNYAVDVLQNAFPGQLVSLFSPQHGLWGEQQANMIETRHQEQSPWGVPIHSLYSETRAPTDGMLEDIKLFVIDLQDVGTRVYTYAWTVVKCLQACGRNQVRVVILDRPNPLGGTVLEGPHLRPEFFSFVGMLQIPMRHAMTLGQLAKLAQSELSIDVELQVVDVIGCPPETLFNETGLPWAMPSPNLPRWQSTLLYPGMVLLEGTNLSEGRGTTVPFEVIGAPFIDPMRLVREIGDQHAGVCLRPIRFRPTFDKWSGQSCGGLALQIVQPQRVRSYQLVVDVLSTVHRLWPETFQWLPPPYEYETEKMPIDILSGSDELRLSFTG, from the coding sequence GTGAACTCTTTCGTTGTCACTGGGTTGGAACAATGCGTTCTGAATCCTCCTCAGGCATTGCGCGGTGAAAAATTCGGCTTGCTGATGAATCAGGCTTCGGTCGATCGGTCTTGGAACTATGCCGTGGATGTGCTGCAAAACGCTTTCCCGGGACAACTTGTTTCCCTGTTCTCACCTCAACACGGACTTTGGGGAGAACAACAAGCCAATATGATTGAGACGCGACACCAAGAACAAAGTCCTTGGGGGGTTCCAATTCACAGCTTGTACAGCGAAACCCGAGCGCCCACTGATGGCATGTTGGAGGATATCAAGCTATTTGTGATCGACCTGCAAGATGTGGGAACGCGAGTGTATACCTATGCTTGGACTGTGGTCAAATGCCTGCAAGCATGTGGGCGAAATCAAGTTCGTGTGGTGATCCTTGATCGTCCCAATCCGCTCGGTGGCACAGTTTTAGAGGGCCCACATCTTCGCCCTGAATTCTTTAGCTTTGTAGGAATGCTGCAGATTCCAATGCGGCATGCAATGACGCTTGGCCAACTGGCGAAATTGGCCCAGTCCGAATTGAGTATCGATGTGGAGCTGCAGGTCGTTGACGTCATCGGTTGTCCCCCTGAAACATTATTTAATGAAACCGGGTTGCCGTGGGCTATGCCATCCCCCAATCTTCCTCGTTGGCAATCGACGCTGCTTTATCCAGGAATGGTGTTGCTGGAGGGAACAAATCTTTCGGAAGGACGCGGTACGACGGTTCCCTTCGAAGTTATCGGCGCGCCTTTTATCGATCCCATGCGACTGGTTCGTGAAATTGGGGACCAGCATGCTGGGGTCTGTCTGCGACCGATTCGATTTCGACCTACCTTTGACAAGTGGAGTGGTCAAAGTTGCGGAGGCTTGGCACTTCAAATCGTACAACCTCAACGGGTGAGATCCTATCAACTGGTTGTCGATGTTTTGTCGACCGTACATCGGCTTTGGCCCGAGACATTTCAATGGCTGCCACCTCCATACGAATACGAGACCGAGAAGATGCCGATCGATATACTGAGTGGAAGTGACGAATTGCGATTGAGTTTTACCGGATGA
- a CDS encoding tetratricopeptide repeat protein, whose translation MRHALLPIFLLTCSGFGCNHSTSLNPPTPVRSDQQVPQASNEPATDLPETKQVSINASNRDPLSEHLHSSAEAPTDTLEERISDTTEPPTENPTENPTETSTDTASKKSVAGLLGRVVMTINWEVPVFQENVVIRYLPLGKIYEVTRIKGNGLWANQAVGGWISADDVIPIDVAIKHFTEKINQDPSPKNFRNRGLACLALRDPDGAIRDFDAALAASPRNPFIYNSRGKAFSDKGEYSKAIEDFNFAILLDPTSAIAFNNRGNAWRAQRQNDKAIQDFNAALIVAPYYALAYNNRGNALNAQGKHQKAIDDYTEAITIDPTYAHAYNNRGTSWSKLGAYEKAIADYRRSIALNPKHSFAQNNLAWLLATCPNPEIRDPIEAMHLAKAANNLNKNDWHVLDTLAAASAAGGRFKTAVNWINKAKQLAPPQDLPYLNQRLMDYQAGRSFQISVP comes from the coding sequence ATGCGCCATGCTTTGCTCCCGATTTTTCTATTGACCTGCTCAGGGTTCGGCTGCAACCACAGCACCAGTTTGAATCCACCGACACCTGTTCGTAGCGATCAACAAGTCCCTCAAGCTTCGAACGAACCCGCCACCGACTTGCCCGAAACGAAGCAAGTCAGCATCAATGCTTCCAATCGCGACCCACTCAGTGAACATCTGCATTCCTCCGCGGAAGCCCCTACCGATACGCTTGAAGAGCGAATCAGTGATACCACCGAGCCCCCCACCGAGAACCCCACCGAGAACCCCACCGAGACATCGACCGATACGGCATCTAAAAAAAGCGTTGCAGGACTGCTTGGTCGAGTAGTGATGACGATCAACTGGGAGGTTCCAGTCTTCCAAGAGAATGTCGTCATTCGCTATTTACCGCTCGGAAAAATTTACGAAGTCACCCGCATAAAAGGAAACGGCCTTTGGGCAAATCAGGCTGTCGGAGGATGGATCAGCGCGGACGACGTCATACCCATTGATGTCGCAATCAAACACTTCACCGAGAAAATCAATCAAGATCCATCGCCGAAAAACTTCCGAAATCGAGGCCTGGCATGTTTAGCGCTGAGAGACCCAGACGGAGCAATCAGAGACTTTGACGCAGCACTTGCCGCGAGTCCCAGGAATCCATTTATCTATAACAGTCGCGGAAAAGCATTCAGCGATAAAGGTGAATACAGCAAGGCGATTGAGGATTTCAACTTCGCCATCTTACTCGATCCCACCTCGGCAATCGCTTTTAACAATCGCGGAAACGCCTGGAGGGCGCAGCGTCAAAATGACAAAGCAATTCAGGACTTTAACGCCGCATTAATTGTCGCCCCCTACTATGCTTTGGCATACAACAATCGAGGCAACGCACTTAATGCTCAAGGTAAACATCAAAAGGCGATCGACGATTACACCGAAGCGATCACAATCGATCCAACCTATGCCCACGCCTACAACAACCGTGGTACCTCCTGGAGCAAATTGGGCGCATACGAAAAGGCGATCGCCGATTACCGTCGATCGATCGCTCTTAATCCGAAACACTCCTTCGCTCAAAACAATCTTGCCTGGCTTTTGGCAACCTGTCCAAATCCCGAAATCCGAGACCCAATCGAGGCCATGCACCTGGCAAAAGCAGCCAACAACCTGAATAAAAACGATTGGCATGTCTTGGATACGCTGGCCGCTGCCTCCGCAGCTGGCGGAAGATTTAAAACGGCGGTGAACTGGATCAACAAAGCAAAACAACTGGCACCTCCACAGGACTTACCCTACCTGAACCAACGACTCATGGATTATCAGGCAGGACGATCTTTCCAGATAAGTGTGCCCTGA
- a CDS encoding cobalamin-binding protein, with product MNNSIRIASLISSATEILFGLGLDEQTVAISHECDYPPQWRRKTRLTVSHIDSSRPSAEINKQVQQFTETSSALYGVDLPTLLTLKPDLIITQDQCEVCAVPLDDVLQIVNSHPELQDTHVLTMNPISVSDVLNDIARIGKATDTSAQATSWIGQLQSRIHTVRGITENIPQASRPRTLCIEWVDPVMLAANWTPELIEWAGGINGLTKGGQHSQWCDWKQIIEFNPDLIIVSPCGFDLSRTLIEAQTLQTQPGWQKLNAVKTNRVFAVDGNAYLNRSGPRLVDTLEILASLFHASVFPPIHTHAVCPLPVR from the coding sequence ATGAACAATTCGATTCGTATCGCCTCTTTAATTTCAAGTGCCACCGAAATTCTGTTCGGCCTCGGTCTTGATGAACAGACCGTGGCAATAAGCCACGAGTGTGATTATCCGCCGCAATGGCGTCGAAAAACTCGCCTTACGGTTTCGCACATTGACTCCTCTAGGCCAAGTGCGGAGATTAATAAGCAAGTACAGCAATTCACCGAGACCAGTTCAGCTCTCTACGGCGTCGACCTGCCAACCTTATTAACATTAAAACCAGACTTGATTATCACTCAAGATCAGTGTGAAGTCTGCGCGGTGCCACTTGACGATGTTTTACAAATCGTCAACAGCCATCCAGAATTACAAGACACTCACGTACTGACCATGAATCCGATTTCGGTGAGTGACGTTCTCAACGATATAGCTAGAATCGGAAAGGCAACTGATACTTCCGCACAGGCCACAAGCTGGATCGGTCAGTTGCAATCACGTATCCATACCGTTCGAGGCATTACAGAGAACATTCCTCAGGCATCTCGTCCCCGCACTCTCTGTATCGAATGGGTAGATCCCGTGATGCTCGCTGCTAATTGGACGCCGGAACTAATCGAGTGGGCGGGTGGTATCAACGGACTCACCAAGGGCGGCCAACACAGCCAATGGTGTGACTGGAAACAGATTATTGAATTCAACCCGGACTTGATAATTGTCTCGCCTTGTGGGTTTGACCTCAGTCGCACACTCATTGAGGCACAAACATTACAGACACAACCTGGCTGGCAAAAATTGAATGCCGTGAAAACGAACCGTGTCTTTGCCGTAGATGGCAACGCGTATTTGAATCGTAGCGGCCCTCGTTTGGTCGACACGCTGGAAATCCTCGCGAGTCTTTTTCACGCGAGCGTCTTCCCACCGATCCACACGCATGCGGTCTGTCCGCTTCCCGTTCGCTAA
- a CDS encoding sodium:solute symporter, with protein MTLAVDPVDLAVLIAYLLAVVVFGLWIGRGVRNMSTYLLGNRDLPWWAILGSIVATETSTATFLSVPGLSYAADGDLRFLQLAFGYIVGRLLVVWFLLPLYFQGRIFTAYEVLEKRFGGATKQVASIVFLVARNLGDGLRLFLTAIVLEKVVGVPLPACVIAIGLATMVYTYFGGMTAVVWNDCLQFVVYMLGGTIAAAVIIYRLPGGVEQVMEYGHATERFRLFDFQGGLSDPFTFWAGLIGGMFLTLGTHGTDQMMVQRYLCASNERQAGWALASSGFVVCGQFALFLLLGVGLACFYHQFPPANLFETNDHVFATFIVSELPAGIGLIGVVLAAVFAAAMSTLSSSLNSSASSAVNDLCAPRLGRASDDPVLLRLSQFFTVAFGGIQIVVAIAASHVTQSVVSDALAIAGFSAGLLLGVFSLALFVPRADQRSALIGLVCGLVCLISVKFALPWLGQFYSAKFSWVPFNLAWPWYPVIGSLATYAGGWCASRITGSSNHEVPN; from the coding sequence TTGACGCTTGCAGTCGATCCCGTCGATCTCGCTGTCTTGATTGCCTACCTGCTGGCAGTCGTGGTTTTTGGATTGTGGATTGGTCGCGGCGTGAGGAATATGTCGACCTATCTGCTGGGCAACCGTGACCTACCTTGGTGGGCCATTTTAGGTTCCATTGTTGCCACGGAAACCAGCACGGCCACATTTCTTAGTGTGCCCGGCTTGTCTTATGCAGCGGATGGTGATTTGCGATTTCTGCAACTAGCATTTGGCTACATTGTCGGCAGGCTGTTGGTGGTTTGGTTTCTGTTGCCACTCTATTTTCAGGGGCGGATCTTCACGGCTTACGAGGTTTTGGAAAAGCGATTTGGCGGAGCCACGAAACAAGTTGCTTCGATTGTATTTTTGGTAGCACGTAATTTAGGAGATGGGTTGCGGTTGTTTCTGACCGCGATTGTTCTTGAAAAGGTTGTCGGAGTTCCGTTGCCAGCCTGTGTGATTGCCATTGGACTGGCCACGATGGTTTACACCTATTTCGGTGGAATGACGGCAGTGGTCTGGAACGACTGTTTGCAGTTTGTCGTTTACATGTTGGGAGGAACGATTGCTGCGGCGGTGATTATCTATCGCTTGCCTGGTGGTGTTGAACAAGTGATGGAATATGGCCATGCGACCGAACGTTTTCGACTCTTTGATTTTCAAGGCGGTTTGAGCGATCCCTTTACCTTCTGGGCCGGACTGATCGGAGGCATGTTCTTGACTTTGGGTACGCATGGCACTGATCAGATGATGGTTCAGCGATACTTGTGTGCTTCGAATGAACGACAAGCTGGCTGGGCGCTTGCGAGCAGCGGCTTTGTCGTCTGCGGGCAATTTGCTTTATTTTTGTTGTTAGGTGTGGGATTGGCCTGCTTTTATCATCAGTTTCCGCCTGCAAATTTATTCGAGACCAACGATCACGTATTCGCCACCTTTATTGTCTCGGAACTGCCTGCCGGAATAGGATTGATCGGTGTTGTCTTGGCAGCAGTCTTCGCGGCGGCCATGTCCACGTTGTCGAGTTCCTTGAATTCATCTGCTTCTTCTGCCGTCAATGATCTTTGTGCACCTCGGCTGGGGAGGGCGTCAGACGATCCGGTTCTTTTACGGCTGAGCCAGTTTTTTACTGTTGCGTTTGGTGGCATTCAGATCGTCGTTGCGATTGCCGCCAGTCATGTGACACAGAGTGTGGTGAGTGACGCTTTGGCGATCGCAGGTTTCTCGGCCGGTTTGCTGCTGGGAGTGTTTAGCTTGGCACTTTTCGTTCCACGAGCCGATCAACGCAGCGCTTTGATCGGTTTGGTCTGTGGACTCGTCTGTTTAATCTCGGTTAAATTCGCGTTGCCTTGGCTTGGCCAATTTTATAGTGCAAAATTTTCCTGGGTGCCCTTCAACTTGGCGTGGCCTTGGTATCCTGTGATTGGTTCACTTGCCACCTACGCTGGCGGATGGTGTGCGAGTCGAATCACGGGTTCCTCTAACCATGAAGTTCCGAACTGA
- a CDS encoding aquaporin codes for MSFGEWKAVKIMMGKYIAEFLGTFILLFAGTGAIVINNASGGAITHMGIALTFGLVVLAVVYALGDVSGAHINPAVTIGFWAGGRFEGKQVLPYIGCQMTGAILGSFTLRLLYPGDVELGATLPNVGVWQSFLLEVILTWFLMFVVLNVSTGSQEKGIMAGVAVGAVVALEAMFAGPACGASMNPARSFGPAIAAALTPVNEVSEQPLMMVWIYLTAPVLGALLAVFTFRLVRPEENVAPE; via the coding sequence ATCTCGTTTGGCGAGTGGAAGGCTGTAAAGATTATGATGGGCAAGTACATTGCTGAATTTCTCGGCACTTTTATCCTGCTTTTTGCCGGGACCGGTGCAATTGTCATTAACAACGCATCGGGTGGGGCAATCACGCACATGGGCATTGCGCTCACTTTCGGTTTGGTCGTGCTGGCCGTTGTCTATGCGTTGGGCGACGTTTCGGGGGCTCATATCAATCCGGCGGTGACGATCGGCTTCTGGGCCGGAGGTCGATTTGAAGGTAAGCAAGTGCTTCCTTATATCGGTTGTCAAATGACGGGAGCGATTCTTGGCAGCTTTACACTGCGGTTGTTGTATCCCGGCGATGTCGAATTGGGCGCAACGCTGCCCAATGTCGGAGTTTGGCAGTCATTTCTGTTGGAGGTCATTCTGACCTGGTTTCTGATGTTCGTTGTGTTGAATGTTTCAACCGGATCACAAGAAAAAGGAATCATGGCGGGAGTGGCTGTCGGAGCAGTGGTTGCCTTGGAGGCGATGTTCGCGGGCCCGGCTTGTGGAGCATCCATGAATCCAGCTCGTTCCTTTGGACCGGCAATCGCGGCAGCTTTGACACCGGTGAATGAGGTATCCGAGCAGCCGCTCATGATGGTTTGGATCTACCTCACCGCACCAGTTTTGGGAGCGCTCCTCGCAGTTTTTACCTTTCGTTTGGTGCGGCCAGAAGAAAATGTGGCTCCCGAGTGA
- a CDS encoding diacylglycerol kinase family protein — protein sequence MPLNTRELTEDADRVLILRNPKAGAGPSRQLLDGVVASLEQRGLAVDLYSDLDQLSEQAEKLAETGLLRTVLAAGGDGTAEIVVNRIPANIPLSVFPLGTENLLAKYLGISAEPEQVAEMVAAGRVAQLDLGAFTTGDSTRLFLLMLGCGFDAEVVRRLHQERTGHINHWSWIKPIIDAVRNYEYPPLRVTCRDTRDGPVVADITAHWVFVFNTPSYAIGLGICPGANPYDGRLDVTTFEGGSFWHGIFHLSSIFVGQHQSLAGVQTVKSRCLRIEAEEGVPFQVDGDPGGLLPVDIEVLPGRLTMIVPRHWIEDCESGQQDVS from the coding sequence ATGCCCCTAAATACGCGTGAACTCACGGAAGACGCCGATCGAGTCCTCATTCTTAGGAATCCGAAGGCTGGCGCCGGGCCGTCGCGTCAGCTGCTGGATGGGGTCGTGGCATCGCTCGAACAGCGTGGCTTGGCGGTTGATTTGTATTCTGACTTAGACCAGCTGTCGGAGCAGGCGGAGAAGCTCGCTGAGACAGGGTTGCTCCGAACCGTGCTGGCTGCTGGTGGAGACGGGACGGCTGAAATTGTTGTCAATCGTATTCCGGCGAATATCCCGTTAAGTGTCTTTCCGTTGGGTACCGAGAATTTGCTGGCGAAGTATCTGGGGATCAGTGCTGAGCCTGAACAGGTTGCTGAAATGGTGGCCGCTGGTCGGGTGGCCCAGTTGGATCTGGGAGCATTTACGACGGGAGATTCGACGCGTTTGTTCTTATTGATGCTGGGATGCGGATTTGACGCCGAAGTCGTGCGGCGACTGCACCAGGAGCGAACAGGCCACATCAACCATTGGTCTTGGATCAAACCGATTATCGATGCCGTGCGTAATTATGAATATCCTCCGCTTCGAGTGACTTGTCGAGATACGCGTGACGGGCCTGTGGTTGCCGACATTACGGCTCATTGGGTCTTTGTTTTCAATACTCCGTCTTACGCGATCGGGCTCGGGATTTGCCCCGGAGCGAATCCGTATGATGGTCGACTTGATGTGACAACTTTCGAGGGTGGTTCGTTTTGGCACGGGATTTTTCATTTAAGCTCAATCTTCGTTGGACAACATCAAAGTCTTGCAGGTGTCCAAACGGTCAAGTCGCGTTGTTTGAGGATTGAGGCGGAAGAGGGTGTGCCTTTTCAGGTTGATGGCGATCCGGGCGGTTTGTTGCCGGTTGATATTGAGGTGTTACCTGGTCGTTTGACGATGATCGTGCCTCGCCATTGGATTGAGGATTGTGAAAGCGGGCAACAAGACGTGTCGTGA
- the kdsA gene encoding 3-deoxy-8-phosphooctulonate synthase: MKIAKVGPYRVGDGQPLLLIAGPCVLQEGPVLMEIAEHLSRLAQQLPIQLVFKASFDKANRTSVESDRGPGIERGLQQLEQIRHEFQLPVTTDIHEPDQAQQAGSVCDLLQIPAFLARQTDLLLAAAKTGRAINVKKGQFMAPWDMKHVVAKLSHAGCEDILLCERGTFFGYGQLVNDMRALVQMREFEVPIVFDATHSVQQPSRGATTGGNREMVAPLARAAAAVGIDGLFLETHPRPDESPSDGPNLVPLDEVESLLQQVLAIRSVVADQA, encoded by the coding sequence GTGAAGATTGCAAAAGTCGGGCCGTATCGGGTGGGTGATGGTCAACCATTGCTCTTAATTGCTGGACCATGTGTCTTGCAGGAGGGGCCTGTTTTGATGGAAATCGCCGAGCACTTGAGTCGACTGGCGCAGCAGTTGCCGATTCAGTTGGTCTTCAAAGCTTCGTTTGACAAAGCGAACCGCACGAGTGTCGAATCGGATCGGGGGCCTGGCATTGAAAGAGGATTGCAGCAACTGGAGCAGATTCGGCATGAGTTTCAACTGCCGGTCACAACCGATATTCACGAGCCCGATCAGGCCCAGCAGGCGGGCTCGGTTTGTGATTTGTTGCAGATCCCGGCCTTTCTCGCACGGCAAACGGACTTGTTGTTGGCGGCAGCGAAAACGGGGCGAGCGATCAATGTGAAGAAGGGCCAGTTTATGGCTCCCTGGGATATGAAACACGTAGTGGCCAAACTTTCTCACGCCGGTTGCGAAGACATCTTATTGTGTGAGCGAGGAACTTTTTTTGGCTATGGCCAGCTTGTGAATGACATGCGAGCATTGGTGCAAATGCGAGAATTTGAGGTGCCAATCGTGTTCGACGCGACCCATAGCGTCCAGCAGCCTAGTCGCGGAGCTACCACGGGTGGCAATCGTGAAATGGTCGCGCCGTTAGCTCGTGCGGCTGCCGCTGTTGGCATCGACGGTTTGTTCCTGGAGACTCATCCTCGTCCGGATGAGTCGCCCAGTGACGGTCCAAATCTGGTTCCACTCGACGAAGTCGAATCATTGCTGCAACAAGTCTTGGCGATTCGATCTGTGGTCGCCGATCAGGCTTGA